The DNA segment GAGGCGACAACCAGCTATGGCCAGAAGTACAGGAAGCACGCCCAGGGCCTTGTGGGCAAGGTGGATTGATGAGTGCGCAGACGCAAATACCCATTCTCGATCTGAAGCCGCAGATCGAAAGCCTGTGGCCGGAACTCCAGGCCGCCTTCGAGCGGGTCATGAAGTCCGGCCACTTCATCATGGGGCCCGAAGTGAAGGCCTTCGAGGAAGAGGCGGCCGCCTACCTGGGCGTGAAGCATGCCATCGGTCTGAACTCCGGTACGGATGCTCTGTACATCGCCCTTCGGGCCCTCGGCGTCGGGCCCGGGGACGAGGTCATCACCACCCCCTTCACTTTCTTTGCTACTGCCGAGGCCATCAGCCATGTGGGTGCGATGCCGGTTTTCGTGGACATCGAAGAAGATTCGTTCAACATCGACCCCGACCTCATCGAGGCGGCTATCACGGCGCGCACCAAGGCCATCATTCCTGTGCACCTTTTCGGTCGCCCTTGCGACATGGATCGCATTCTGGCCATTGCCGACAGACACGGGCTGAAGGTGGTGGAGGATTGTGCCCAAAGCTTCGGGGCCAAGTGGAAGGGGCGGCATACGGGATCCATGGGTATCTTTGGCTGTTACAGTTTCTTCCCCACCAAGAATCTCAGCGCTTTTGGGGATGGCGGCATGATGGTTACCAACGACGAGGAACTAGCCGCCACAGCGCGCATGCTTCGGGTCCATGGGAGCCGGAAGAAGTATTTCAACGAGACGGTCGGGTACAACTCGCGTATTGATGAATTACATGCGGCGATGCTGAGGGTGAAACTTCCTCATATTGATATATGGAATACCGCTCGACGCCGAGCTGCCGATCGCTATAAAGGGTTGCTTGAGAACGTGCCTAGATTAATTTCACCGGAAGTTATCCATGGACATGTCTTCCATCAATACTCCGTACTGATTCCCGAAGATCGCCAAGATGAGGTACAAACCAGCCTCCAGGAAAGCGGCATCAGTACGATGGTCTATTACCCCGTGCCCTGCCATAAGCTTAAGCTTTATCAGGACTCTCATGCAGTTGTGACATGTCCGGTGGCCGAGGCTACATCACAGAAAATTCTGAGTCTGCCTATCTGGCCAGAAATAACGGAGGAGATTCAGCGTAGGATAGCTTTTGCTATTCGGCGATGCCTATAGATTCAATTGAAATTCTTGTGAGTGGACAAATGCTATTTGGAGCCGGATTTAAATTTTATTAGTATGAGAGCAGGAAATTAGGTGAATCGTGAGAATTAGAGTATTATATATTGATGGAGATGGGCCTTTTGGAGGAGCCTCGCGAAGCCTTTTTGAGGCCGTACGTGCCTTATCTGTTGAAGCAGTAGAACCTTATTTTATCGCAGCACACGGAACAGCATTTGATTTTTATAAATTGGTAGCGAAGGATGCTATTAATACTCATGGATTGACAAAATTTGATAATACCCGATACGGCTTCTATCGTGGATTACGCTGGTTAGTGCTGCTACGTGAACTGGCTTATATTCCCCTATCAATCGTCGCAGTTTTTAGAGCATATTTCCGATGGGAGAAGGTCGATTTAATTCATGTTAACGAGTTTGTTTATATATTCCCCGCTTTATTGGCAAAGATTTTATTTCGCGTTCCTTTGGTTGTTCATATTCGGTCTGTGGTAGAGTCAGGGCATGGGCTGAAGAGGACAAAATGGCTCAATAGGGTATTGGCGAAGCAGGCAGAAGTGGTAATAGCTATTGATGAAAATACACGGGCTTCGATTCCACCGCATATGAAAGTTGAGGTTATTCATAATTCCTTCACTCCAAAATATATGCTTGAATCTGATCTAGTTTTTGAGGAAAAACTGAAAAAATTGCGTTCGAGTTCTCTAAAAGTGGGATTTGTTGGCAACTTACATCATTCTAAGGGAATATTTGATCTCCTGGACGCCGCGCGAATTCTTAAGAGCCAGAAAGTTGATGTCGAATTTCTTATTGTAGGTTGGGTCACCATCCCAGATACAGGTCTCAAGGCTTGGTTATTATCAAGAGCGGGACTGGCTCAAAATGTTCAGAGGGAGTTGGAAAATCGAATAATTCAATATGATATGAATGATTATTTCCATCTGCTTGGAGGGACCAAGGATATTCAGCGTGTTTACGAGGGTATTGATGTAATTGCTTTCCCTTCGCATTACGATGCGCCCGGAAGACCTGTTTTTGAGGCGGCTTTTTCGTATGTGCCAGCGATCGTTGCTGTGAATCAGCCGCAGGCTGATACATTGGTCCATGGGGAAACAGGGCTAGCGATTCCTGCAAGAGATCCGGAACAATTGGCAGCTGCGATTAGATATTTTTCTGAAAATCCTGAAGAAGTGATTCGCATGGGAAATAATGCCAAGGCCCTAGCAGAAGAAAATTTTGAGCCCCTAAAAAATGCCAACCAATTGCTTGAAATTTACAAACATCTTGTCTTTTTTGGGGAGAAGGGGGCGAAGAGCGATATCACTCTTGCTTCAGGTGGAAAAAATGACGATGATTTGTAATCATGGTGGAGTGTGATTAATAGAAAGGAGAGTAATATGAGAATGAGGGATCTGGCTTTCAATCGAGAGATCTGCTTGGGAGGGCGAAAATTGGGGCAAACTGCCCCCATTTTTATAATTGCCGAAGCTGGGGTAAATCATGGAGGGAACCTTGCAAGTGCGAGGGAATTAATTGAGATTGCACAAGATGCGGGGGCAGATGCGGTTAAATTTCAGTTCTTTAAGGCCAATGAATTAATCGTTCCCGGGGTCGAAAAGGCGCCCTATCAGTTGGAAACTACGGGTTCGGGAGAAACCCAATATGAGATGCTGAGAAAATTAGAGCTTTCAATTGAACAAACGGCCAATCTCCAATCAATATGTAAACAAATTGGGATCACCTTTTTAACCACTCCATTTGATGAAGTGAGCCTTGCAGAACTTGATAGGTTGGATATGCCTGCCTATAAAATTGCTTCCACGGACATTACTAATCTTCCATATCTCCGAAGGGTGGCTCAGAAGGGTAAGCCAATGCTACTGTCCACTGGCATGGCTTATCAGGCTGAAGTAGATCTAGCGCTCACCGAAATTCATCCATTTAATCGAGATGTTGTTTTGCTCCAGTGTACAGCAAATTATCCTATCCAAGATGATGAGGCAAATTTAGCGGTTCTCGATACCTTTAGGGAATCCTATGACATCCTTCTTGGTTATTCCGACCACACTCAAGGAATTGGGGCTGCTCCCTTTGCCATCCCATTTGGAGTGAAGGTAATCGAGAAACATTTCACTCTTGACAAGTCTTTAGCTGGGCCAGATCATCGCGCATCTCTCGATCCCGATGAATTTAAGGCTTTTGTGACCATGGTACGCAGAGTTGAAACTTATTTGGGTAGTGCAATTAAAATGCCCAATTTATCTGAATTGCAGACGAGAAAAGCTCTTCAAAAAGCAATGGTTGCTAGCAGGGATATCGCTCAAGGGGAGATCCTGACGGAGAATAACCTG comes from the Geothrix sp. 21YS21S-4 genome and includes:
- a CDS encoding DegT/DnrJ/EryC1/StrS aminotransferase family protein codes for the protein MSAQTQIPILDLKPQIESLWPELQAAFERVMKSGHFIMGPEVKAFEEEAAAYLGVKHAIGLNSGTDALYIALRALGVGPGDEVITTPFTFFATAEAISHVGAMPVFVDIEEDSFNIDPDLIEAAITARTKAIIPVHLFGRPCDMDRILAIADRHGLKVVEDCAQSFGAKWKGRHTGSMGIFGCYSFFPTKNLSAFGDGGMMVTNDEELAATARMLRVHGSRKKYFNETVGYNSRIDELHAAMLRVKLPHIDIWNTARRRAADRYKGLLENVPRLISPEVIHGHVFHQYSVLIPEDRQDEVQTSLQESGISTMVYYPVPCHKLKLYQDSHAVVTCPVAEATSQKILSLPIWPEITEEIQRRIAFAIRRCL
- a CDS encoding glycosyltransferase family 4 protein, giving the protein MRIRVLYIDGDGPFGGASRSLFEAVRALSVEAVEPYFIAAHGTAFDFYKLVAKDAINTHGLTKFDNTRYGFYRGLRWLVLLRELAYIPLSIVAVFRAYFRWEKVDLIHVNEFVYIFPALLAKILFRVPLVVHIRSVVESGHGLKRTKWLNRVLAKQAEVVIAIDENTRASIPPHMKVEVIHNSFTPKYMLESDLVFEEKLKKLRSSSLKVGFVGNLHHSKGIFDLLDAARILKSQKVDVEFLIVGWVTIPDTGLKAWLLSRAGLAQNVQRELENRIIQYDMNDYFHLLGGTKDIQRVYEGIDVIAFPSHYDAPGRPVFEAAFSYVPAIVAVNQPQADTLVHGETGLAIPARDPEQLAAAIRYFSENPEEVIRMGNNAKALAEENFEPLKNANQLLEIYKHLVFFGEKGAKSDITLASGGKNDDDL
- a CDS encoding N-acetylneuraminate synthase family protein encodes the protein MRDLAFNREICLGGRKLGQTAPIFIIAEAGVNHGGNLASARELIEIAQDAGADAVKFQFFKANELIVPGVEKAPYQLETTGSGETQYEMLRKLELSIEQTANLQSICKQIGITFLTTPFDEVSLAELDRLDMPAYKIASTDITNLPYLRRVAQKGKPMLLSTGMAYQAEVDLALTEIHPFNRDVVLLQCTANYPIQDDEANLAVLDTFRESYDILLGYSDHTQGIGAAPFAIPFGVKVIEKHFTLDKSLAGPDHRASLDPDEFKAFVTMVRRVETYLGSAIKMPNLSELQTRKALQKAMVASRDIAQGEILTENNLKAMRTGGKGISPAYYHNIMGQKTRQAFRKGDIIEL